One Curtobacterium sp. MCLR17_007 DNA window includes the following coding sequences:
- a CDS encoding GuaB1 family IMP dehydrogenase-related protein, giving the protein MRFYETRPTHDLTYSDVFLVPSRSAVTSRFDVDLAANDGSGVTVPIVSANMNSVTGPRLAATLARRGGLGVLPQDMHLQDLDAAIRWVKDQPVDFDTAIEMGADTTVAETLEQLLPVAGRGVVVRDAAGEYLGCVPATRLGTAGPDATLRDLLHGASTAIDAEDAGTPRHVYDVLTAAGVDFAPVTRHGRVVGTTSPTSAIRSDIYTPAVDASGRLRVAAAIGINGDVAAKASALAAAGVDVLVLDTAHGHQEGMLRALRTVASLDLGIPLVAGNVVTADAVAHLVEAGASIIKVGVGPGAMCTTRMMTAVGRPQFSAVLETAAAARSLGAHVWADGGVRYPRDVALALAAGASAVMIGSWFAGTLEAPGVLRRDTAGKAYNESWGMASAKAVRERFERLDPYERARKALFAEGISSSTIYLDPERPSVEDLLDMITTGVRSSATYAGATSLAEFSERALVGIQSAAGYEEGKPLPVSW; this is encoded by the coding sequence ATGAGGTTCTACGAGACGCGGCCGACCCACGACCTGACCTACTCCGACGTCTTCCTCGTCCCCAGCCGTTCGGCGGTGACGAGCCGCTTCGACGTGGACCTCGCCGCGAACGACGGGTCCGGCGTCACCGTGCCGATCGTCAGCGCGAACATGAACTCCGTGACGGGCCCTCGGCTCGCTGCCACCCTCGCCCGTCGTGGCGGCCTCGGGGTGCTCCCGCAGGACATGCACCTGCAGGACCTCGACGCGGCGATCCGCTGGGTCAAGGACCAGCCCGTCGACTTCGACACGGCCATCGAGATGGGCGCGGACACCACTGTGGCCGAGACCCTCGAGCAGCTCCTGCCGGTCGCCGGGCGGGGGGTCGTCGTGCGCGACGCCGCGGGGGAGTACCTGGGTTGCGTCCCGGCGACACGACTCGGCACCGCTGGCCCCGACGCGACGCTCCGCGACCTGCTGCACGGCGCCTCGACCGCGATCGACGCCGAGGACGCCGGTACCCCCCGCCACGTCTACGACGTGCTCACGGCGGCCGGGGTCGACTTCGCGCCGGTCACCCGGCACGGCCGGGTCGTCGGCACCACCAGCCCGACCAGCGCCATCCGCTCCGACATCTACACGCCCGCCGTCGACGCCTCCGGTCGGCTGCGGGTCGCCGCCGCGATCGGCATCAACGGCGACGTCGCCGCCAAGGCGTCGGCCCTGGCTGCCGCCGGGGTGGACGTGCTCGTCCTCGACACGGCACACGGGCACCAGGAGGGCATGCTCCGCGCGCTCCGGACCGTCGCCTCCCTCGACCTCGGCATCCCGCTCGTCGCGGGCAACGTGGTCACCGCCGATGCCGTCGCACACCTGGTCGAGGCCGGGGCGTCCATCATCAAGGTCGGCGTCGGCCCCGGCGCAATGTGCACCACCCGCATGATGACCGCCGTCGGGCGCCCGCAGTTCTCCGCCGTGCTCGAGACCGCTGCGGCCGCACGGTCGCTCGGCGCGCACGTCTGGGCCGACGGCGGCGTGCGCTACCCCCGCGACGTCGCGCTCGCCCTGGCTGCCGGCGCCAGCGCCGTGATGATCGGTTCGTGGTTCGCCGGCACCCTCGAGGCGCCCGGGGTCCTGCGCCGCGACACGGCGGGCAAGGCCTACAATGAGAGCTGGGGCATGGCGAGCGCCAAGGCGGTGCGCGAACGCTTCGAGCGTCTCGACCCGTACGAGCGCGCACGCAAGGCGCTCTTCGCCGAGGGCATCTCGTCCTCGACCATCTACCTCGACCCGGAGCGCCCGAGCGTCGAGGACCTGCTCGACATGATCACGACCGGCGTCCGCAGCTCGGCCACCTACGCCGGCGCGACCAGCCTGGCCGAGTTCTCCGAGCGCGCGCTGGTCGGCATCCAGTCCGCCGCCGGGTACGAAGAGGGCAAACCGCTTCCGGTCAGCTGGTAG